A single Ziziphus jujuba cultivar Dongzao chromosome 11, ASM3175591v1 DNA region contains:
- the LOC107433095 gene encoding protein FLOWERING LOCUS D, with protein MNPPSDLPDDQFASFPPIPFSLFVPQDNLNSNPNSDPASTTIPNSIQIPSPSSSQLLSFSVPKKRRRGRPQRSSTSFQIPHFPIGTLNGKSDNFGSSSTSISANSIKHTVENPNSLTQTTVPDISDEIIVINKESTAEALIALTAGFPADSLTDEEIDAGVLSVIGGIEQVNYILIRNHIIAKWRENVSNWVTKEMFVDSIPQQCHTLLDAAYNYLVSHGYINFGVAPAIKDKIPADPGKPSVVVIGAGLAGLAAARQLMRLGFKVTVLEGRKRAGGRVYTKKMEGGNRVFAAADLGGSVLTGTLGNPLGIVARQLGSSLHKVRDKCPLYSLDGKPVDPDMDMKVEIAFNRLLDKASRLRQLMGDVSVDVSLGAALETFRQVYGDAVNAEEMNLFNWHLANLEYANAGLLSKLSLAFWDQDDPYDMGGDHCFLPGGNGRLVQALAENVPILYEKTVNTVRYGSDGVQVIAGSQVFEGDMALCTVPLGVLKSGTIKFIPELPQRKLDGIKRLGFGLLNKVAMLFPYVFWGTDLDTFGHLSDDPSRRGEFFLFYSYATVAGGPLLIALVAGEAAHKFESMPPTDAVTRVIQILKGIYEPQGINVPEPIQTVCTRWGSDPFSLGSYSNVAVGASGDDYDILAENVGDGRLFFAGEATTRRYPATMHGAFLTGLREAANMFHYANARASRIKVNRSPSKNAHSCASLLADLFREPDLEFGSFSVIFGRKSADPKSTAILRVVFDEPRKKSHEGSKLDQQHSNKLLFQQLQSHFNQQQQLHVYTLLSRQQALELREVRGGDEMRLNYLCEKLGVKLVGRKGLGPTADSVIASIKAERGNRKPTSTSLALKSGTSKLKTGTLKRKLIRRAKVVRSSNALTPISNLINGKASEESKTINQSLPDTMDSGQSQSEMSNLKQ; from the exons ATGAATCCGCCGAGTGATTTGCCCGACGATCAATTTGCTTCGTTTCCTCCTATTCCGTTTTCCTTGTTTGTTCCTCAAGACAACCTCAACTCTAACCCTAACTCTGATCCTGCCTCAACTACAATTCCAAATTCAATCCAAATCCCTAGCCCTAGTTCAAGTCAGCTTCTTTCATTTTCGGTTCCCAAAAAGCGACGACGAGGCAGGCCTCAACGTAGTTCGACATCTTTTCAAATTCCTCACTTTCCTATCGGGACTCTAAACGGTAAGAGTGACAATTTTGGTTCTAGTTCTACTTCTATTTCAGCTAATTCAATAAAGCATACCGTAGAAAACCCTAATTCTTTAACACAAACTACTGTGCCTGATATCTCCGACGAGATCATTGTGATCAATAAAGAGTCCACGGCCGAGGCGTTAATTGCGCTTACAGCTGGGTTCCCAGCAGATTCCCTCACCGATGAGGAAATTGATGCTGGGGTTCTTTCTGTTATTGGGGGAATAGAACAGGTAAATTATATTCTTATAAGAAACCACATTATTGCAAAATGGCGAGAAAATGTGTCCAATTGGGTTACAAAGGAGATGTTTGTTGATTCAATACCCCAACAGTGTCATACGCTTTTAGATGCTGCTTACAATTATCTGGTTTCACATGGATATATTAATTTTGGGGTCGCACCGGCAATTAAAGATAAGATTCCGGCTGATCCGGGTAAGCCAAGTGTGGTTGTAATTGGTGCTGGGCTTGCAGGTTTAGCTGCTGCGAGGCAATTGATGCGTCTTGGGTTTAAAGTGACTGTTTTAGAGGGTAGAAAGCGTGCCGGTGGGCGTGTTTATACAAAGAAAATGGAGGGAGGAAACAGGGTATTTGCAGCAGCAGATTTAGGTGGGAGTGTTTTGACAGGTACATTGGGAAACCCACTTGGGATTGTTGCTAGGCAATTGGGTTCTTCACTTCATAAGGTTAGAGATAAATGCCCATTGTATAGTCTTGACGGGAAACCCGTAGACCCTGATATGGATATGAAGGTAGAAATTGCTTTCAACCGTCTTTTGGACAAAGCCAGTAGGCTTAGGCAGTTGATGGGGGATGTATCGGTTGATGTTTCTCTTGGTGCAGCGTTGGAAACTTTCAGACAGGTTTATGGGGATGCAGTTAATGCTGAGGAGATGAACTTGTTTAATTGGCATCTTGCAAATTTAGAATATGCCAATGCTGGCTTGCTATCGAAGCTTTCACTTGCATTTTGGGACCAGGATGATCCATATGATATGGGAGGGGACCATTGCTTTTTGCCTGGTGGTAATGGAAGGTTGGTTCAGGCATTGGCAGAAAATGTTCcaattttgtatgagaaaaCCGTAAATACAGTTAGGTATGGTAGCGATGGAGTGCAGGTAATCGCTGGAAGCCAGGTTTTTGAGGGTGATATGGCACTGTGTACTGTTCCTCTTGGGGTTTTGAAGAGTGGGACAATCAAATTTATTCCAGAGTTGCCTCAGAGAAAGCTTGATGGGATAAAGAGATTAGGGTTTGGGTTGTTGAATAAGGTTGCCATGCTTTTTCCTTATGTGTTTTGGGGCACAGACCTTGATACCTTTGGACACCTTTCTGATGATCCCAGCCGTCGAGGggagttctttcttttttacagCTATGCTACAGTTGCTGGGGGTCCTCTCTTGATTGCTTTAGTAGCAGGAGAAGCTGCACATAAATTTGAGAGCATGCCCCCTACAGATGCGGTGACTCGAGTTATCCAAATTCTCAAGG GTATATATGAACCACAAGGAATAAATGTCCCAGAGCCTATCCAAACAGTATGTACCAGATGGGGTAGTGATCCCTTCAGTCTAGGTTCTTATTCTAATGTTGCAGTGGGGGCATCAGGGGATGACTATGATATTTTAGCTGAAAATGTGGGAGACGGACGGCTATTTTTTGCCGGGGAGGCCACCACAAGGCGGTATCCTGCTACTATGCATGGAGCTTTTCTTACTGGACTCAGGGAAGCTGCAAATATGTTTCACTATGCTAATGCTCGGGCATCGAGGATAAAGGTTAACAGGAGCCCATCAAAGAATGCCCATTCTTGTGCTTCTCTTCTTGCAGATTTATTCAGAGAGCCTGATCTAGAATTTGGGAGCTTCTCTGTTATTTTTGGTCGAAAGAGTGCTGATCCAAAGTCAACAGCAATTTTAAGAGTGGTGTTTGATGAACCAAGGAAAAAGAGTCATGAAGGTTCAAAATTGGATCAACAGCATTCAAACAAGTTACTTTTTCAGCAGCTTCAGTCACATTTTAATCAGCAGCAACAGCTACATGTTTATACTTTGTTGTCAAGGCAACAGGCTCTTGAGCTGAGAGAAGTGAGAGGAGGAGATGAAATGAGGTTGAATTACCTCTGTGAGAAGCTGGGAGTAAAGCTGGTTGGAAGAAAAGGTTTGGGGCCCACCGCTGATTCTGTTATTGCCTCCATAAAAGCTGAGAGGGGCAATCGTAAACCGACTTCAACTTCTTTGGCTCTAAAGTCAG GGACATCGAAGCTGAAAACAGGCACTTTAAAACGAAAATTGATCAG AAGGGCTAAAGTAGTGCGCAGCAGTAATGCTTTGACACCTATTTCCAACTTGATAAATGGTAAAGCATCAGAGGAAAGTAAAACCATTAATCAATCACTTCCTGATACAATGGATTCAG GACAAAGTCAGAGTGAGATGTCGAACTTGAAGCAGTGA
- the LOC107404225 gene encoding uncharacterized protein LOC107404225, with the protein MHGFSTVDGFVEITECLAEMIKYVANEPSVGLFYVQQHTQNAVPNLITLRKNVMDKSRETTLHTEDSEDSLTMLRSMKECGFPIADEMIRDIKKSLLVMSKKQPRKGLIHDSVSAFQIGRNWEPASWRRSEDYGQQDSESDSYFSSVFKSAKQKASNFKWSQLSSKESLHAKDEKMMSYPNPPQSVASAASTSSSRHDVEADELPLSVPFTDEPQETEIGISSPPRNLSSLSENYDDFKADKEAKLEEWLEETGNLDHHEGASDADGVKP; encoded by the coding sequence ATGCATGGTTTCTCCACTGTTGATGGCTTTGTGGAGATAACTGAATGCTTAGCTGAGATGATCAAATATGTGGCAAATGAACCCTCTGTAGGGTTGTTCTACGTTCAGCAGCACACTCAAAATGCAGTGCCGAACCTGATTACTCTTAGGAAAAATGTCATGGATAAGTCTCGTGAAACAACTTTGCATACTGAAGATTCAGAGGATTCTTTAACCATGTTGAGGTCAATGAAAGAATGTGGATTCCCTATTGCTGATGAGATGATAAGGGACATAAAGAAATCTCTGCTTGTCATGTCGAAGAAACAGCCAAGAAAAGGGTTAATACATGACTCTGTATCCGCTTTTCAGATTGGAAGAAATTGGGAACCAGCAAGTTGGCGTCGTAGTGAAGATTATGGTCAGCAGGACAGTGAAAGCGATAGTTATTTTTCTTCTGTATTCAAGTCTGCAAAGCAAAAGGCTAGCAATTTCAAGTGGTCACAACTAAGTTCTAAAGAATCATTACATGCCAAGGATGAGAAGATGATGTCGTATCCCAATCCACCACAATCAGTTGCATCTGCTGCTAGCACTAGTTCATCTCGCCATGATGTGGAGGCTGATGAGCTGCCTTTGTCAGTTCCATTTACAGATGAGCCACAAGAAACAGAGATTGGCATAAGCTCTCCGCCTCGTAATTTATCTTCACTGTCGGAGAACTATGATGACTTCAAGGCTGACAAGGAAGCAAAATTAGAGGAGTGGTTAGAAGAGACTGGCAATCTAGATCATCACGAGGGAGCAAGTGATGCAGATGGAGTTAAGCCTTGA